Proteins encoded together in one Thermoplasmatales archaeon BRNA1 window:
- a CDS encoding NAD-dependent aldehyde dehydrogenase, with amino-acid sequence MSDRIFDDSKFDAAYDQALDSPKHDFPSKINGENVASGIEDLLVSPVDDTIIFGRLQDPVPGTMKKAAEDAARAFEMWSKSSPEERSRILSAVADSIEKRLYRLAADVVLSTGMVRKDAFAEAETCLEVVRQASKDAMNVKGKPRGVWGIIALESSPLASVIGYSAAAIAAGNTVVMMPSGHCPRPVYAVFDLFEQAGLPDGVLNLVCDRTDRFATELSDDENVAGVVASGCGKAMDDMIFLAVDDTLGYINEVKGMNPIVVSQPGDIKKAADSIIDSAFQNNGKGLYATSKVIVSADDDRELTKAIVERLKDLNVNDPGEKECQMGPLMNKEEEKRLTGLLDSEAAYVVMGGKRVKKEYTENGLYYTPILLTSVDPDDDIQYVDSGLPILVIKQAAGADAILQELDQTDCGLSVGVISSDSKLISKIKEFADEENLQVFVNTSSRSLKAASKARAENFTV; translated from the coding sequence ATGTCAGACCGCATCTTCGATGATTCCAAGTTCGATGCAGCTTACGACCAGGCACTCGACAGCCCCAAGCACGACTTTCCCTCCAAGATCAACGGGGAGAACGTGGCGTCGGGGATCGAGGACCTGCTTGTGAGCCCCGTCGACGACACGATCATCTTCGGACGCCTGCAGGATCCCGTCCCGGGAACCATGAAGAAGGCGGCCGAGGACGCCGCGAGGGCGTTCGAGATGTGGTCCAAGTCCAGTCCGGAGGAGAGGTCAAGGATTCTCTCCGCCGTGGCCGATTCCATCGAGAAGAGGCTCTACCGTCTTGCGGCCGACGTCGTCCTCAGCACCGGAATGGTCAGGAAGGATGCCTTCGCAGAGGCGGAGACCTGCCTCGAGGTCGTCCGTCAGGCATCCAAAGATGCCATGAACGTCAAGGGGAAGCCCCGCGGGGTCTGGGGAATCATCGCCCTCGAGAGTTCCCCTCTCGCATCGGTCATCGGATACTCTGCCGCGGCCATTGCTGCCGGCAACACCGTCGTCATGATGCCCAGCGGACACTGCCCCCGCCCCGTCTACGCCGTGTTCGATCTCTTCGAGCAGGCGGGACTCCCGGACGGAGTGCTCAACCTGGTCTGCGACCGTACCGACCGCTTCGCCACCGAGCTCTCCGACGACGAGAACGTCGCCGGCGTGGTGGCATCCGGATGCGGGAAGGCAATGGATGATATGATATTCCTCGCGGTGGACGACACCCTCGGTTACATCAACGAGGTCAAGGGAATGAACCCCATCGTCGTCTCCCAGCCCGGGGACATCAAGAAGGCCGCAGACTCCATCATCGACTCCGCCTTCCAGAACAACGGAAAGGGACTGTATGCGACCTCCAAGGTCATCGTCTCCGCGGACGACGACAGGGAGCTTACCAAGGCGATCGTCGAGAGGCTCAAGGATCTCAACGTCAACGATCCCGGGGAGAAGGAGTGCCAGATGGGTCCCCTTATGAACAAGGAAGAGGAGAAGAGGCTCACCGGACTCCTGGATTCTGAGGCCGCCTACGTCGTGATGGGCGGCAAGAGGGTCAAGAAGGAGTACACCGAGAACGGCCTCTACTACACCCCCATCCTGCTCACCAGCGTGGACCCGGACGACGACATCCAGTACGTGGACTCCGGTCTACCCATCCTCGTCATCAAGCAGGCTGCCGGCGCCGACGCCATCCTCCAGGAGCTGGACCAGACCGACTGCGGACTATCCGTCGGAGTGATTTCTTCCGATTCCAAGCTGATCTCCAAGATCAAGGAGTTCGCAGACGAGGAGAACCTCCAGGTGTTCGTGAACACCAGCAGCCGTTCCCTCAAGGCAGCATCCAAGGCCAGGGCAGAAAACTTCACCGTCTGA
- a CDS encoding Pyruvate-formate lyase-activating enzyme, which yields MSIGKFTKTTVEDWKGLDCCRIDFRGYDVRCPFFGNPDLWNEEGPSLDPQPIIDYISARSSLEGIILGGEPLRDPSLFKFLKELRKTKVPIRLETSGTRPEDVDDFAGAMTVDNVCIVLTAVPGSERFSEACPGADESKIQKTLDLLPDLDVPSEIQIVAVPGFTNVDDIKRLARGMGKKTDLVIRQFDPRFSPDRAYSKIVPYTKGDSIKLNSAAKTYTHKVSVRGF from the coding sequence ATGAGCATCGGGAAGTTTACCAAGACGACCGTCGAGGACTGGAAGGGCCTCGACTGCTGCCGTATCGATTTCCGGGGATACGACGTCAGGTGCCCGTTCTTCGGAAATCCCGATCTCTGGAACGAGGAGGGGCCTTCCCTTGACCCTCAGCCAATCATCGATTACATAAGTGCCAGATCGTCACTGGAGGGCATCATTCTCGGAGGAGAACCGCTCCGCGATCCCTCTCTTTTCAAGTTTCTGAAGGAACTGAGGAAGACCAAGGTCCCGATCAGACTCGAAACCTCCGGCACCCGTCCCGAGGACGTCGACGACTTCGCCGGCGCGATGACGGTGGATAACGTCTGCATTGTGCTCACTGCGGTCCCGGGATCGGAGAGATTCTCCGAAGCGTGTCCCGGAGCGGACGAGTCCAAGATTCAGAAGACCCTCGATCTGCTTCCCGATCTGGACGTCCCTTCAGAGATTCAGATCGTAGCCGTCCCCGGGTTCACGAACGTGGACGACATCAAGAGACTCGCCAGAGGTATGGGGAAGAAGACCGACCTGGTCATCAGACAGTTCGACCCCAGGTTCTCTCCCGACAGGGCCTACTCCAAGATTGTGCCTTACACAAAGGGCGATTCCATTAAGCTGAACAGCGCCGCCAAGACCTACACCCACAAAGTAAGCGTCCGCGGTTTCTGA
- a CDS encoding putative ATPase has translation MFEDGKLWIAQSGDKKVFLYPRMANRHGLITGASGTGKTVTLRVLAESFSSAGIPVFFADMKGDVGTIVQPGDPAKMADRAKKFGFEYVPSGFPARFWDVYGDLGTPVRATMSSMGAQLLSRLMGLSEVQADVLNVVFSIARDRKWEIIDTRDLRAVLQYVNDHKDEFTDEYGTMSTQSIGAVQRNLRSMEESGGDVFFGEPAIEIKDWMKCDDEGRGYINVLNAEKLSHNPALYATFMMWLMSELFDKLPEAGDVEKPKLVFFFDEAHMLFSDAPKALVQKIEQMVKLIRSKGVGIYFVSQSPSDIPDTVLAQLSNRIQHALRAYTPAEQKAVKAAATAFRANPAFKTQDVITELGVGEALVSCLDEKGAPSMVERAFILPPQSRLGALDRAGYERAISSSPYEEKYRVREDRESAYEKISALNAKDKKAEEKPKKEAVKKEPAKKTKSTGQKQAERAAGNALSSFARSAGTFAAKSLFGKKK, from the coding sequence ATGTTCGAGGACGGTAAACTGTGGATTGCTCAGAGCGGCGACAAGAAGGTCTTCCTCTACCCGAGGATGGCGAACAGGCACGGATTGATTACCGGTGCTAGCGGTACCGGTAAGACGGTGACCCTTAGGGTGCTCGCCGAGTCGTTCAGCTCCGCAGGCATCCCCGTGTTCTTCGCGGACATGAAGGGGGACGTCGGGACGATCGTCCAGCCCGGGGACCCTGCAAAGATGGCCGACCGTGCCAAGAAGTTCGGCTTCGAGTACGTCCCCTCCGGATTCCCCGCCAGGTTCTGGGACGTCTACGGCGATCTCGGAACCCCCGTCAGGGCCACCATGTCCTCGATGGGCGCCCAGCTCCTTTCCCGTCTCATGGGTCTCTCCGAGGTCCAGGCAGATGTCCTCAACGTCGTCTTCAGCATCGCCCGCGACAGGAAGTGGGAGATCATCGATACCCGCGACCTCAGGGCCGTTCTCCAGTACGTCAACGATCACAAGGACGAGTTCACCGACGAGTACGGGACCATGTCCACCCAGAGCATCGGCGCCGTCCAGCGCAACCTGCGCTCCATGGAAGAGAGCGGAGGCGACGTCTTCTTCGGAGAGCCCGCGATCGAGATCAAGGACTGGATGAAGTGCGACGACGAGGGAAGGGGATACATCAACGTCCTCAACGCGGAGAAGCTCTCCCACAACCCCGCCCTGTACGCCACATTCATGATGTGGCTGATGTCCGAGCTCTTCGACAAGCTGCCCGAGGCAGGGGACGTTGAAAAGCCCAAGCTGGTGTTCTTCTTCGACGAGGCCCACATGCTGTTCTCCGATGCCCCCAAGGCACTGGTGCAGAAGATCGAGCAGATGGTCAAGCTGATCCGCTCAAAGGGTGTGGGGATCTACTTCGTCTCGCAGAGCCCGTCAGACATCCCGGACACCGTCCTGGCACAGTTGAGCAACAGGATACAGCACGCCCTCCGCGCGTACACTCCCGCAGAGCAGAAGGCTGTCAAGGCAGCCGCCACCGCGTTCCGCGCAAACCCCGCGTTCAAGACTCAGGACGTCATCACCGAGCTCGGCGTCGGAGAGGCCCTCGTCTCCTGTCTCGACGAGAAGGGCGCCCCATCCATGGTGGAGAGGGCATTCATCCTTCCGCCGCAGAGCAGGCTCGGGGCCCTCGACAGGGCCGGTTACGAGAGGGCGATCTCATCCTCCCCCTACGAGGAGAAGTACAGGGTGAGGGAGGACCGCGAGTCCGCCTACGAGAAGATCTCCGCCCTCAACGCGAAAGATAAGAAGGCCGAGGAGAAACCGAAGAAGGAGGCTGTCAAGAAGGAGCCTGCGAAGAAGACCAAGTCCACCGGCCAGAAGCAGGCCGAGAGGGCGGCAGGGAACGCTCTTTCATCCTTCGCACGCTCCGCGGGCACGTTCGCCGCGAAGTCGCTGTTCGGGAAGAAGAAGTGA
- a CDS encoding ACT domain protein, which produces MKSWDFTKVEGNKIKLNDWLSDTMGIMDGAYVYSTLFQYPESGPKRYELVLSMYPQENFRTLAHVTVYADDVPGSTVQAAKFLTDQKIRILNSVSMTGISDTTIIWNILADLNFAGEGDLIKEKFQELRDAKDPSVDKIQYVSVKPAQIGRIFRAGSDTNLKTELRHGAPVTVENGCFDLAKEYGDILNDVDGQEVMITLDPGSWLVSVVFFKQDTDLVKIVMDVPDCMGSIDSALSMLADAGINLISVFTKVLISYQMMDIEVVADIKKSSLSVGELEKRLPEHLSRQNGVFKLKSIQRL; this is translated from the coding sequence GAAGAGTTGGGATTTCACCAAGGTTGAAGGAAACAAGATCAAACTGAACGATTGGCTGAGCGATACCATGGGAATCATGGACGGAGCCTACGTCTACAGCACCCTCTTCCAGTACCCCGAGAGCGGGCCGAAGAGGTACGAGCTTGTCCTCTCCATGTACCCCCAGGAGAACTTCCGCACCCTCGCACACGTCACCGTCTACGCGGACGACGTCCCCGGATCCACCGTCCAGGCGGCCAAGTTCCTGACCGACCAGAAGATCAGGATCCTCAACTCCGTCTCCATGACCGGCATCTCCGACACCACGATTATCTGGAACATCCTTGCGGACCTCAACTTCGCGGGAGAGGGCGACCTCATCAAGGAGAAGTTCCAGGAGCTCAGGGATGCCAAGGACCCCAGCGTCGACAAGATCCAGTACGTCTCCGTCAAGCCCGCACAGATCGGGAGGATCTTCCGCGCAGGTTCCGACACCAATCTCAAGACCGAGCTCAGGCACGGTGCCCCCGTCACCGTAGAGAACGGATGCTTCGACCTCGCCAAGGAGTACGGCGACATCCTGAACGACGTGGACGGACAGGAGGTCATGATCACCCTCGACCCCGGATCCTGGCTCGTTTCCGTGGTCTTCTTCAAGCAGGACACCGACCTGGTCAAGATCGTCATGGACGTCCCCGACTGCATGGGGTCCATCGACTCCGCCCTCAGCATGCTCGCCGATGCCGGGATCAACCTGATCTCCGTGTTCACCAAGGTCCTCATCTCCTACCAGATGATGGACATCGAGGTCGTGGCGGACATCAAGAAGTCCTCCCTTTCCGTCGGGGAGCTAGAGAAGAGGCTCCCCGAACACCTTTCCAGGCAGAACGGCGTCTTCAAGCTCAAGAGCATCCAGCGCCTCTGA